A DNA window from Brassica napus cultivar Da-Ae chromosome A4, Da-Ae, whole genome shotgun sequence contains the following coding sequences:
- the LOC106352039 gene encoding transcription repressor OFP2, with protein MGKYKFKISDMISNPWFHKLKDMTKQSKPKSKPISSPSSSHTHNKKSPSYAPPQQSSTSHFSISLVAKSPHHNSPRNSLHRKRMSERKTLYKPSLKPITPLGFNNSKINGQDSSHCAFPALEKSPESFEYSFYKEEDDGFVDPSNFKVDTKNKAFTKYKTKESSSMEKACPASNLTKTPLKSHLSVKINKGKQEEDDEACRAEKKYKKQVSSGRNSSAGINLRRVNSPRIQLSGTRRSTSRSESRQLVLESYAVMKRSVDPKKDFRESMVEMIEENNIRASKDLEDLLACYLSLNAKEYHDLIIQVFEQIWRQLTKHM; from the coding sequence ATGGGAAAATACAAGTTCAAAATTTCAGATATGATCTCAAATCCATGGTTTCACAAGCTCAAAGACATGACTAAGCAGTCTAAACCCAAAAGCAAACCTATTTCTTCTCCATCTTCCTCACACACTCATAACAAGAAGAGCCCCTCTTATGCTCCTCCTCAGCAGTCTTCAACCTCTCATTTTTCCATCAGCTTAGTAGCTAAAAGTCCCCACCATAACTCACCAAGAAACTCTCTTCACAGAAAAAGGATGAGTGAAAGAAAGACACTTTACAAGCCATCTCTTAAACCAATCACTCCTTTAGGTTTTAACAATAGCAAGATCAACGGTCAAGATTCATCTCACTGTGCGTTTCCAGCTCTTGAAAAGTCCCCAGAGTCTTTTGAGTATAGTTTCTACAAAGAGGAGGATGATGGATTCGTTGATCCTTCCAACTTCAAGGTGGACACAAAGAACAAagctttcaccaagtacaagacCAAAGAGTCTAGCTCCATGGAGAAAGCTTGTCCTGCAAGTAACCTAACCAAGACACCACTAAAAAGCCATCTTTCTGTGAAGATTAATAAAgggaaacaagaagaagatgatgaagcatGCAGAGCAGAGAAGAAATACAAAAAGCAAGTTTCTAGTGGAAGAAACTCTTCTGCAGGGATAAACCTAAGAAGAGTAAACTCACCCAGGATTCAACTCTCAGGCACGCGTAGAAGCACGTCGAGATCAGAGAGCAGACAACTTGTTCTTGAAAGTTATGCGGTGATGAAGCGTTCCGTTGATCCAAAGAAAGATTTCAGAGAATCAATGGTGGAGATGATAGAAGAGAACAACATCAGAGCTTCAAAAGACTTGGAGGATCTTCTTGCTTGTTATCTTTCCTTGAATGCAAAGGAGTATCATGATCTTATCATTCAGGTTTTCGAGCAAATATGGCGTCAACTTACAAAACACATGTGA
- the LOC106352040 gene encoding transcription repressor OFP17-like — MGLHHHDFDTQRREPHATQAFLSLTLYTPKQNRKSKEDHHTKTTTKSFNTMRAKATLVNFKSKLSESCNRFVSLFRFRVKRPIFIRPLRRARHGNVKPRHQHHPKKPIRPSSLLSCLFFLSKNKDQKISQTKPFRVKDDDFSKFTHSPLTPAAAKKLFTSPITTPVSASWTKKSLNSRDTFEDNAVEDACRSFENYLTHLTEEGKMDDLMDIEELLFCWNNLKSPVFIELVSRFYGELCRDLFSGE, encoded by the exons ATGGGACTCCACCATCATGACTTTGACACCCAAAGACGTGAACCCCATGCAACACAAGCCTTCCTCTCACTAACCTTATACacaccaaaacaaaacagaaagtCCAAAGAGGATCACCACACCAAAACAACAACGAAAAGCTTCAACACAATGAGAGCAAAAGCAACTTTGGTTAATTTCAAATCAAAGCTTTCAGAATCATGCAACAGATTCGTCTCTCTCTTCCGCTTCAGAGTTAAGAGACCTATCTTCATTAGACCTCTTCGTCGTGCTCGTCATGGCAATGTCAAACCTAGACATCAACATCATCCCAAGAAGCCAATCCGTCCTTCCTCTTTGCTGTCTTGTCTCTTTTTTCTCAGCAAAAACAAAGACCAGAAGATAAGCCAGACCAAACCTT TTAGGGTGAAGGATGATGATTTTTCGAAGTTTACACATTCGCCTCTTACGCCAGCAGCAGCCAAGAAGCTGTTCACTTCACCCATCACGACACCTGTTTCTGCGTCATGGACCAAGAAATCACTGAACTCAAGAGATACATTCGAAGACAATGCTGTGGAAGATGCTTGCAGAAGCTTTGAAAACTATCTTACTCATCTGACTGAAGAAGGGAAAATGGATGACTTAATGGACATAGAGGAGCTTCTCTTCTGTTGGAATAATCTTAAGAGCCCTGTCTTCATTGAACTTGTCTCCAGATTCTATGGAGAGCTCTGCAGAGACttgttttcaggtgaatga